The Polyangiaceae bacterium genome includes a region encoding these proteins:
- a CDS encoding GNAT family N-acetyltransferase, giving the protein MSDAWMARLKDPQPWSAPRPLPQPATAGDICVRLYQQGDGPALFAAIDDRREALLPWMAWASSDPRRVDDSIFYVERCRRAYEKADCLDFPMAILDASSGAVLGGTGLHEIVPDLRQAEIGYWVRGTHQGKGICTRAIGALISAGLRPTEEGGWGLRRILIFNDVENVASRRVCVKLGLRLEMRMQKDRYLDSYRDTLGFAVLADEWDFEHNRTKPGTAGQN; this is encoded by the coding sequence ATGAGCGACGCCTGGATGGCGAGACTGAAGGACCCGCAGCCCTGGTCGGCGCCGCGGCCGCTGCCGCAACCGGCCACCGCGGGTGACATCTGCGTGCGGCTGTACCAGCAGGGTGATGGCCCGGCCCTCTTCGCTGCGATAGACGACCGTCGCGAGGCGCTGCTCCCGTGGATGGCCTGGGCCTCGAGCGACCCGCGGCGGGTCGACGACAGCATCTTCTACGTCGAGCGCTGTCGCCGAGCGTACGAGAAGGCCGATTGCCTCGATTTCCCGATGGCTATCTTGGACGCGAGCTCCGGTGCGGTCCTAGGCGGCACTGGCCTCCACGAGATTGTCCCGGACCTTCGACAGGCGGAAATCGGCTACTGGGTCCGCGGCACGCACCAAGGCAAGGGCATCTGCACGCGGGCGATCGGCGCGCTGATCAGCGCGGGACTTCGGCCCACCGAAGAGGGCGGGTGGGGGCTGCGCCGCATCCTGATCTTCAACGACGTCGAAAACGTCGCCTCCCGGCGAGTGTGCGTGAAGCTCGGGCTGCGCCTCGAGATGCGGATGCAGAAGGATCGGTACCTCGATTCGTACCGGGACACCCTTGGGTTCGCGGTGCTGGCTGACGAGTGGGACTTCGAACACAATCGGACGAAGCCAGGGACCGCGGGACAGAACTGA
- a CDS encoding 3' terminal RNA ribose 2'-O-methyltransferase Hen1 — protein MLLTITTTHRPAPDLGYLLEKHPGRCQSFELSFGKAHVFYPVVTEEKCSAALLLDLDPIGLVRGRRGGDAPTLGAYVNDRPYVGSSFFSVAIAQVFGSALGGRSRERSELAKSAIPLEVSLSALRCRGGESLVQRLFAPLGYEVTTRPLPLDPEFPEWGPGAHLALELEGQVRLSDLLAHLYVLMPVLDNDKHYFVGDDEVDKLLAKGASWLPAHPERELIVSRFLKYRRSLARDALERLAADDEVDPDANEEAKQREEAAVEERVRLSEQRLGAVIGALKAANAKSVVDLGCGEGHLLRALMQDKDFTRIVGMDVSPHALERAHERLRLDEIRERQRGRISLVQGSLVYRDERLADFDAACLVEVIEHLDLERVPVLERVLFEHAKPRTVVVTTPNVEYNVRFEGLPAGSFRHRDHRFEWSREQFQGWANRVAEEHGYAVRFVPVGPEDQGVGAPTQMAVFSQ, from the coding sequence ATGTTGCTCACGATCACGACCACGCACCGGCCGGCGCCGGATCTCGGCTATCTCCTGGAGAAGCACCCGGGGAGGTGTCAGAGCTTCGAGCTGAGCTTCGGCAAGGCCCACGTGTTCTACCCGGTGGTCACCGAGGAGAAGTGCTCGGCTGCACTGCTCTTGGATCTGGACCCCATCGGCCTGGTCCGGGGCCGCCGGGGCGGCGACGCCCCTACCCTGGGCGCCTACGTCAACGACCGGCCTTACGTCGGCTCGTCGTTCTTCTCGGTGGCCATCGCCCAGGTGTTCGGCTCGGCGCTAGGGGGTCGCTCGCGGGAGCGGTCGGAGCTCGCGAAGAGCGCCATCCCCCTGGAGGTGAGCTTGAGCGCGCTGCGGTGCCGGGGCGGCGAGAGCCTCGTTCAGCGCTTGTTCGCGCCGCTCGGGTACGAGGTGACGACCCGGCCGCTGCCGCTCGATCCCGAGTTTCCGGAGTGGGGTCCTGGGGCGCACCTGGCTCTCGAGCTCGAGGGGCAAGTGCGGCTGTCCGACCTCCTGGCGCACCTCTATGTGCTCATGCCCGTTCTGGATAACGACAAGCACTACTTCGTGGGCGACGACGAGGTGGACAAGCTGCTCGCCAAGGGTGCGTCCTGGCTTCCGGCCCATCCCGAGCGCGAGCTGATCGTGTCCCGCTTCCTCAAGTACCGGCGGAGCCTCGCCCGCGATGCCCTCGAGCGTCTCGCTGCAGACGATGAGGTCGACCCCGACGCGAACGAAGAGGCCAAGCAGCGCGAGGAGGCCGCGGTCGAGGAGCGCGTCCGGTTGAGCGAGCAACGTCTCGGGGCGGTCATCGGAGCCCTGAAGGCGGCGAACGCGAAGAGCGTCGTCGACTTGGGCTGTGGCGAGGGTCATTTGCTCCGCGCGCTGATGCAGGACAAGGACTTCACGCGAATCGTCGGCATGGACGTCTCGCCGCACGCGCTCGAGCGCGCCCACGAGCGCCTCCGTTTGGACGAAATCCGGGAGCGTCAGCGGGGCCGGATCAGCCTGGTTCAGGGCTCGCTCGTGTACCGGGACGAGCGCCTGGCCGACTTCGACGCGGCGTGCCTCGTCGAGGTGATCGAACACCTGGACCTGGAGCGCGTCCCGGTGCTCGAGCGCGTGTTGTTCGAGCACGCGAAGCCGCGGACCGTCGTCGTGACCACGCCGAACGTGGAGTACAACGTGCGGTTCGAGGGTCTGCCAGCGGGTTCATTCCGACACCGCGACCACCGCTTCGAGTGGAGCCGAGAGCAGTTTCAGGGGTGGGCGAACCGAGTCGCTGAAGAACACGGGTACGCGGTCCGGTTCGTGCCCGTCGGGCCGGAAGACCAGGGCGTGGGAGCTCCCACTCAGATGGCGGTGTTCTCGCAATGA
- a CDS encoding methyltransferase domain-containing protein — protein sequence MTWYATFFDDLYGQVLADQFTPALTAQHAQIVKRLLGLRRGQHVLDVPCGQGRIAIPLAKLGMDVTGVDFSQPYLRRARRAARDAGVSVRWTLSSGRFQQDLAPASPSLPVGGDAWRCPHRQCLALGRAHQPDARPLDDDQGPTPSAAQRLGPPVQRRRDPQPAPRGGVRARRAVPQGAHPRSVHGQFPQMGCSRPQSRGRHALAHQGSRVVAKLRAVECQGVGPALPRRSEGHGPQEAHHAPGHAPHVPRSGTGGGGLGRGTWCASVCAWEVKRKTPAER from the coding sequence ATGACCTGGTACGCCACGTTCTTCGACGACCTGTACGGACAGGTGTTGGCCGACCAGTTCACGCCGGCGCTCACCGCCCAACACGCTCAGATCGTGAAGCGACTGCTCGGCCTACGACGGGGGCAGCACGTGCTAGACGTGCCGTGCGGCCAGGGGCGAATCGCGATTCCACTGGCGAAGCTGGGCATGGACGTCACCGGCGTGGATTTCTCTCAACCCTACCTCCGCCGGGCTCGCCGTGCCGCGCGGGACGCGGGCGTGAGCGTGCGTTGGACGCTTTCTAGTGGAAGGTTTCAACAAGACCTGGCTCCTGCGTCACCATCTCTCCCAGTGGGAGGAGACGCATGGCGGTGTCCACATCGCCAATGTCTGGCGCTGGGACGAGCGCACCAACCGGATGCGCGACCTCTGGACGATGACCAAGGGCCAACGCCGAGTGCGGCGCAGCGTCTCGGTCCGCCAGTACAGCGGCGCCGAGATCCGCAACCTGCTCCTCGCGGCGGGGTTCGAGCGCGTCGAGCTGTTCCGCAGGGCGCCCACCCCCGCTCAGTTCACGGCCAATTCCCGCAAATGGGTTGCAGTCGCCCACAAAGCCGAGGGCGCCATGCGCTGGCCCACCAAGGTTCGCGCGTAGTCGCCAAACTCCGCGCCGTTGAGTGCCAAGGCGTTGGGCCAGCCCTTCCGCGTCGTAGCGAAGGCCATGGGCCTCAAGAAGCGCATCACGCCCCGGGCCATGCGCCGCACGTTCCAAGATCTGGCACGGGCGGCGGAGGTCTCGGACGTGGGACGTGGTGCGCATCGGTGTGCGCATGGGAGGTGAAACGAAAAACGCCGGCTGAGCGCTGA
- a CDS encoding peptidase E has protein sequence MVSARGQIVALGGGGFSMEVNPALDDFILGLARSPCPRICFVPTASGDNENYVVRFYKRFSTAQCRPTHLELFRRSVTDLAAFAKEQDVIFVGGGNTANMLAVWRLHDFDGALRGALESGSLLAGISAGSICWFEQGITDSFGPELNPLAGLGFLPGSNCPHYDGEPKRRPAYHAQVLAGMKAGYAADDGVALHFVDGSLADVVSSRPGASAYRVEAVGGQIVETPIAARRIGEAEP, from the coding sequence ATGGTGTCGGCGCGCGGCCAAATCGTCGCACTCGGTGGCGGCGGGTTCTCCATGGAAGTGAACCCTGCTCTCGACGACTTCATCCTCGGGCTGGCGCGCTCGCCGTGTCCGCGCATCTGCTTCGTGCCAACGGCGAGTGGCGACAACGAGAACTACGTCGTGCGGTTCTACAAGCGCTTCTCGACGGCTCAGTGCCGGCCAACCCACCTGGAGCTATTTCGCCGGAGCGTCACGGATCTGGCGGCGTTCGCCAAGGAGCAGGACGTCATCTTCGTCGGGGGCGGCAACACGGCGAACATGCTCGCCGTCTGGCGCCTCCACGATTTCGATGGCGCGCTGCGCGGAGCGCTCGAATCAGGCAGCTTGCTCGCGGGCATCAGCGCCGGATCCATCTGCTGGTTCGAGCAGGGGATCACGGATTCGTTCGGCCCAGAACTGAACCCGCTCGCGGGGCTGGGCTTCCTGCCCGGTAGCAATTGCCCCCACTACGACGGAGAGCCGAAGCGACGCCCGGCGTACCACGCACAAGTTCTTGCCGGCATGAAGGCGGGGTACGCCGCCGACGACGGGGTCGCTCTCCATTTCGTGGATGGCTCACTGGCAGACGTCGTCTCGTCGCGACCGGGCGCGAGCGCGTACCGGGTGGAAGCCGTCGGCGGGCAGATCGTCGAAACGCCGATCGCCGCGCGTCGAATCGGTGAAGCCGAGCCATGA
- a CDS encoding DUF2378 family protein: MADAPAHARVRGLFFQLAEQAVQARSPDLLAVWRAVSGARSRWPFLMYPLRAFLREQAVAAVLLDEEDPGGALGRMWRATPRLSPLIRAEAFMRYLAKREPEEALTWLGQNRRMMVDYGEWRVEMTGPKSALLHFVDEYVWIEHSQVSGLTGTLERCGVSPVVTAELDTPYCGRLVARWE, from the coding sequence ATGGCGGACGCGCCCGCCCACGCGCGTGTACGCGGCCTGTTCTTCCAGCTGGCCGAACAGGCGGTTCAAGCGCGGTCGCCGGACCTTCTGGCAGTGTGGCGAGCCGTGTCTGGAGCTCGCTCCAGGTGGCCGTTCTTGATGTACCCGCTGAGAGCATTCCTCCGGGAGCAAGCAGTGGCCGCCGTGCTGTTGGACGAGGAAGATCCTGGCGGCGCGCTCGGGCGGATGTGGAGGGCGACGCCAAGGCTGTCGCCGCTGATCCGCGCCGAGGCGTTCATGAGGTACCTGGCGAAACGCGAGCCCGAGGAAGCGCTGACCTGGTTGGGGCAGAACCGGCGCATGATGGTCGACTACGGCGAGTGGCGTGTCGAGATGACGGGTCCGAAGAGCGCGCTCCTGCACTTCGTGGACGAGTACGTCTGGATCGAGCACAGCCAGGTGAGTGGGTTGACGGGGACTCTCGAGCGCTGCGGAGTTTCACCGGTGGTGACTGCCGAGCTGGACACTCCGTACTGCGGGCGTTTGGTGGCCCGGTGGGAGTAG